Proteins from a genomic interval of Bradyrhizobium sp. CCGB01:
- a CDS encoding S8 family serine peptidase — protein MPSKPEGVRRYIVMSKDGYLAEPLDTANLQPSAGTVTLATRARAVAPAPQMRVLDSLHENGPKLVEMAPEGELSLRLSSPDLKIIPEVFYHRQWERFRVHQRPPRPAAKKAAAKKTTAKKAAGKKTAKKAAAGRVRLATVAGVSATSFTVSVVARSGGAPVEGAHIVAFTDFAARQGAEATTGANGSATLNLLPPSQPLERVYVYAPAGYWGFFAINTTGANLAQIKLTSIDVRDSTLLLTQLYAGLPVNAGADVTVGIIDSGVDGTHPDLTNVTGGLNCVSDEVRANPAAAQNWRPALTEGEHGTHVAGIVGGRGPASGFRGVAPGVKLRSYRVFPDHPRPPPNNGASNFDIAKAIDTAVADKCDIINMSLGGGPKDDLTRAAIDRAIAAGVVVVAAAGNDDRSPVSFPAAYVECVAVSAMGRVGTFPKTSIGSSNVAAPKGSPHTGDFVADFSNFGPEIDTTGAGVEIVSTLPGTGHGSMSGTSMACPAVAGFAAYLLAKDPALKQKSGSNRSRALKDALYAACKPENFGRDYEGFGLPLP, from the coding sequence ATGCCGAGCAAACCCGAAGGCGTCCGCCGTTACATCGTCATGAGCAAGGATGGCTATCTTGCAGAGCCGCTCGATACCGCGAACCTGCAACCGAGTGCCGGCACGGTAACGCTTGCCACGCGGGCGCGCGCCGTCGCGCCGGCCCCACAAATGCGGGTGCTGGATTCGCTTCACGAGAACGGCCCCAAGCTGGTCGAAATGGCTCCCGAGGGAGAGCTCAGCCTTCGTCTCAGCTCACCGGACCTGAAGATCATCCCGGAAGTCTTTTATCACCGGCAGTGGGAGCGCTTCCGCGTTCATCAGCGTCCTCCCCGGCCCGCGGCCAAGAAGGCAGCCGCGAAGAAAACCACCGCCAAAAAGGCGGCCGGCAAGAAAACCGCGAAAAAGGCCGCCGCGGGCCGGGTCAGATTGGCCACCGTGGCAGGCGTCTCGGCAACCAGCTTCACCGTCTCGGTCGTGGCACGGTCAGGCGGCGCTCCGGTCGAAGGCGCTCACATCGTCGCTTTCACGGACTTCGCAGCGCGTCAGGGGGCCGAGGCGACAACGGGCGCCAACGGCAGCGCCACGCTGAACCTGCTCCCGCCGAGCCAGCCCCTCGAACGCGTCTATGTCTATGCGCCGGCCGGCTACTGGGGATTTTTTGCCATCAACACAACCGGCGCGAACCTTGCGCAGATCAAGTTGACGTCCATCGACGTGCGCGATTCCACGCTGCTGCTCACCCAGCTCTATGCCGGGCTCCCCGTGAATGCCGGCGCTGACGTCACCGTCGGAATCATCGACAGCGGCGTCGACGGCACGCACCCCGACCTGACCAACGTGACAGGCGGCCTGAATTGCGTGAGCGACGAGGTCCGTGCCAATCCCGCGGCCGCGCAGAATTGGCGGCCGGCGTTGACCGAGGGCGAGCACGGCACGCACGTCGCGGGCATCGTCGGTGGCCGTGGACCAGCGAGCGGATTCCGCGGCGTTGCTCCGGGGGTCAAGCTTCGGAGCTACCGCGTATTCCCGGATCACCCGCGACCGCCGCCGAACAACGGCGCCAGCAACTTCGACATCGCCAAGGCGATCGACACGGCCGTCGCAGACAAGTGCGATATCATCAACATGAGCCTTGGTGGCGGTCCCAAGGATGACCTTACGCGCGCGGCAATCGACCGTGCGATCGCGGCCGGCGTCGTGGTGGTCGCAGCCGCTGGCAATGACGATCGAAGCCCGGTCTCGTTTCCCGCCGCGTACGTCGAGTGCGTCGCAGTGTCGGCCATGGGGCGGGTCGGCACCTTTCCGAAGACCTCGATCGGGAGCAGCAATGTCGCCGCTCCGAAAGGCAGTCCGCACACAGGGGATTTCGTCGCTGATTTCAGCAATTTCGGCCCCGAGATCGATACCACCGGAGCCGGCGTCGAGATCGTCTCCACGCTGCCTGGAACCGGCCACGGCTCGATGAGCGGAACGTCGATGGCGTGCCCGGCCGTCGCGGGGTTTGCGGCCTATCTCCTTGCCAAGGATCCGGCATTGAAGCAAAAAAGCGGTTCCAACCGTTCTCGCGCCCTCAAGGACGCCCTATATGCTGCTTGCAAGCCGGAGAATTTCGGCCGCGACTATGAAGGGTTCGGACTACCCCTTCCATAG
- the thrS gene encoding threonine--tRNA ligase, with translation MSEQPKSESGFQYSLSNLKPVSPAAKVTLTFPDGAQRQYDKSITGLDIAKGISPSLAKRTVAMALDGVVADLDDPIEADAKIELINRDDPRALELIRHDCAHVLAEAVQTLWPGTQVTIGPVIENGFYYDFFRNEPFTPEDFAAIEKKMREIIARDKPFTKEVWDREKTKQVFRDKGEAFKVELVDAIPGNEPIKIYYQGDWFDLCRGPHMTSTGKVGNAFKLMKVAGAYWRGDSNNPMLTRIYGTAFAKQEDLDAYLKQIEEAEKRDHRKLGRELDLFHFQEEGPGVVFWHPKGWTIFQQLIAYMRRRLAADYSEVNAPQILDKVLWETSGHWGWYRENMFAAQSAGDEAEDKRWFALKPMNCPGHVQIFKHGLKSYRDLPLRLAEFGVVHRYEPSGAMHGLMRVRGFTQDDAHVFCMEDQLADECLKINDLILSTYADFGFTGDLTVKLSTRPEKRVGTDAMWDHAERVMATVLREIQTQNNHIKTEINPGEGAFYGPKFEYVLRDAIGRDWQCGTTQVDFNLPERFGAFYIDHDSGKKPPVMVHRAICGSMERFIGILIEHYAGNFPLWLSPVQVVVTTITSEADEYAKQVLEQVRRAGLRAEIDLRNEKINYKVREHSLAKIPALLVVGKKEAETQSVSVRRLGSDGQKVMTTVEALAALVDEATPPDVRRAREAA, from the coding sequence ATGTCCGAACAGCCCAAATCCGAATCCGGTTTCCAATACAGCCTCAGCAATCTCAAGCCCGTGTCCCCCGCCGCCAAAGTCACCCTCACCTTCCCCGACGGCGCCCAGCGCCAATATGACAAGAGCATCACCGGCCTCGATATCGCCAAGGGCATTTCGCCGTCGCTGGCCAAGCGCACGGTTGCAATGGCGCTCGACGGCGTGGTCGCCGACCTCGACGATCCCATCGAAGCCGATGCCAAGATCGAGCTGATCAACCGCGACGATCCGCGCGCGCTCGAGCTGATCCGCCATGACTGCGCACACGTGCTCGCCGAAGCCGTGCAGACGCTGTGGCCGGGCACGCAAGTCACCATCGGCCCCGTGATCGAGAACGGCTTCTACTACGACTTCTTCCGCAACGAGCCGTTCACGCCGGAAGACTTTGCCGCGATCGAAAAGAAGATGCGCGAGATCATCGCGCGCGACAAACCCTTCACCAAGGAAGTCTGGGATCGCGAAAAGACCAAGCAGGTGTTTCGCGACAAGGGCGAGGCCTTCAAGGTCGAACTCGTGGATGCCATTCCCGGCAACGAGCCGATCAAGATCTACTACCAGGGCGACTGGTTCGATCTCTGCCGCGGCCCGCACATGACCTCGACCGGCAAGGTCGGCAACGCCTTCAAATTGATGAAGGTGGCCGGCGCCTATTGGCGCGGCGACAGCAACAATCCGATGCTGACCCGCATCTACGGCACGGCCTTCGCCAAGCAGGAGGACCTCGACGCTTACCTCAAGCAGATCGAGGAAGCCGAGAAGCGCGACCACCGCAAGCTCGGGCGCGAGCTCGACCTCTTCCATTTCCAGGAGGAAGGTCCGGGCGTCGTGTTCTGGCACCCGAAGGGCTGGACCATCTTCCAGCAGCTGATCGCCTATATGCGCCGCCGCCTCGCCGCCGACTACAGCGAGGTCAACGCGCCGCAAATCCTTGACAAGGTGCTGTGGGAGACCTCGGGCCATTGGGGCTGGTACCGCGAGAACATGTTCGCGGCGCAGTCGGCCGGCGACGAGGCCGAGGACAAGCGCTGGTTTGCGCTGAAGCCGATGAACTGCCCCGGCCACGTGCAGATCTTCAAGCATGGCCTGAAGAGCTATCGCGACCTGCCGCTGCGCCTTGCCGAGTTCGGCGTGGTGCATCGCTACGAGCCATCAGGCGCCATGCACGGTCTGATGCGCGTGCGCGGCTTCACCCAGGACGACGCGCATGTCTTCTGCATGGAGGATCAGCTCGCCGACGAGTGCCTGAAGATCAACGATCTGATCCTGTCGACCTATGCGGACTTCGGCTTCACCGGCGATCTCACCGTGAAGCTGTCGACGCGGCCGGAGAAGCGCGTCGGCACCGATGCGATGTGGGATCACGCCGAACGCGTGATGGCCACCGTGCTGCGCGAGATCCAGACGCAGAACAATCACATCAAGACCGAGATCAATCCCGGCGAAGGCGCCTTCTACGGGCCGAAGTTCGAGTATGTTCTGCGCGACGCCATCGGCCGCGACTGGCAGTGCGGCACCACGCAGGTCGACTTCAACCTGCCGGAGCGGTTCGGCGCGTTCTACATCGACCACGACAGCGGCAAGAAGCCGCCGGTCATGGTGCACCGCGCCATCTGCGGCTCGATGGAGCGCTTCATCGGCATCCTGATCGAGCACTATGCCGGCAACTTCCCGCTCTGGCTGTCGCCGGTGCAGGTGGTGGTCACCACCATCACCTCGGAGGCCGACGAGTATGCCAAGCAGGTGCTGGAGCAGGTCCGGCGCGCGGGGCTTCGGGCCGAGATCGATCTGCGCAACGAGAAGATCAACTACAAGGTCCGCGAGCATTCGCTGGCCAAGATCCCGGCGCTGCTCGTGGTCGGCAAGAAGGAGGCCGAGACGCAGTCGGTCTCCGTCCGCCGGCTCGGAAGCGACGGCCAGAAGGTGATGACGACGGTGGAGGCGCTTGCCGCCCTCGTCGACGAGGCCACCCCGCCGGACGTCCGGCGGGCGCGCGAGGCGGCCTGA